Proteins encoded in a region of the Quercus lobata isolate SW786 chromosome 8, ValleyOak3.0 Primary Assembly, whole genome shotgun sequence genome:
- the LOC115958513 gene encoding glyoxylate/hydroxypyruvate reductase HPR3-like, giving the protein MATPNHLGNHDHRSKELSQVLVLEPPPIMKLYGDQFLNDFQLLKAWESPLPLDQFLSIHAQSVKALLTPGRYPLTRNILQLIPSLQLVVTTSAGLNHIDLPEFQRRGIAIASAGDVYSEDVADMAVGLLIDVLRKISAADRYVRKGLWDTKAEFPLGSKLCSKRVGIVGLGSIGQEVAKRLQAFGCRIMYTSRNKKPFVSYPYYSNVLELAADIDVLIICCGLTEQTRHMINKDVMLALGKEGVVINIGRGPIIDEKELVQCLVQRELAGAGLDVFENEPHVPRELLTMDNVVLSPHRAVRTPETLAAMCEHVKGNLEAFFSNKPLLSPVMNI; this is encoded by the exons ATGGCAACTCCTAATCATCTGGGAAATCATGACCACCGGTCAAAAGAGCTCTCACAAGTCCTAGTCCTTGAACcaccgccaatcatgaaattaTATGGAGACCAGTTCTTGAATGACTTCCAATTGTTGAAAGCATGGGAGTCACCACTTCCTCTAGACCAATTCTTGAGCATCCATGCACAATCAGTCAAAGCCCTCCTCACTCCTGGCCGCTATCCGCTCACCAGAAATATCCTCCAGCTGATCCCCTCACTGCAGCTTGTGGTAACCACCAGTGCTGGCCTTAATCACATCGACTTGCCGGAGTTCCAGAGGCGGGGCATCGCTATAGCCAGTGCTGGGGATGTGTACTCCGAAGATGTAGCTGATATGGCAGTAGGATTATTGATTGATGTGTTGAGGAAGATATCAGCTGCTGACCGCTATGTGAGGAAGGGACTTTGGGATACAAAAGCAGAGTTTCCTCTTGGCTCTAAG TTGTGCAGCAAGCGAGTTGGGATAGTTGGTTTAGGAAGCATTGGCCAAGAAGTTGCAAAAAGGCTCCAGGCCTTTGGTTGCAGAATCATGTACACATCAAGGAACAAGAAGCCATTTGTTTCATACCCTTATTACTCCAATGTTCTTGAACTCGCAGCTGATATCGATGTGCTAATTATATGTTGTGGTTTAACCGAGCAAACACGCCACATGATTAATAAGGATGTCATGTTAGCATTGGGAAAGGAAGGAGTCGTCATTAATATAGGACGCGGGCCTATAATAGATGAGAAGGAGTTAGTGCAGTGCTTGGTGCAACGAGAGCTGGCAGGAGCTGGGTTGGATGTGTTTGAGAATGAGCCTCATGTTCCAAGAGAGCTTTTAACCATGGATAATGTTGTGTTATCACCACATAGGGCTGTCCGTACGCCAGAAACATTAGCAGCAATGTGTGAACATGTGAAAGGGAATTTGGAAGCTTTCTTCTCGAATAAACCGTTACTTTCTCCAGTCATGAATATATGA
- the LOC115954769 gene encoding glyoxylate/hydroxypyruvate reductase HPR3-like, whose translation MAHNDGDDVHAHAHLHHQPQDLPQVLVIRPPLSFSNFQSQYSHKFQFLKAWESPLPLDQFLTTHANSVQAMLSTVSYPVTACVHCLLPSLRLIVTPSAGLNHIDLDECRSRGIRVANAGNLNSEDVADVAVGLLIDLLRKISAADRYVRQGLWASTGDYPLGSKLGGKRVGIVGLGSIGLEVAKRLEAFGCIILYNSRKEKPFVSYPFYSNVVELAANSDALVICCELNDQTRHMINKEVMLALGKKGVLINVGRGVILDEKVMVWCLVQGEIGGAGLDVFENEPDVPKELFALDNVVLSPHQASLTSESSKALCELLVANLEASFSNKPLISPVMND comes from the exons atggCACataatgatggtgatgatgTTCATGCTCATGCTCATCTTCATCACCAACCTCAAGACTTACCCCAAGTATTGGTCATCCGCCCACCTCTATCCTTCTCAAACTTCCAATCTCAGTACTCCCACAAGTTCCAGTTCTTGAAAGCATGGGAGTCGCCACTTCCTCTAGACCAGTTCTTGACCACCCATGCAAACTCTGTCCAAGCCATGCTCTCCACCGTCAGCTACCCAGTCACCGCTTGTGTCCACTGTTTGCTTCCCTCGCTGCGCCTCATCGTCACACCCAGCGCAGGCCTCAATCACATTGACTTGGACGAGTGCCGCAGCCGTGGAATCCGTGTAGCTAATGCTGGGAACTTGAATTCTGAAGATGTGGCCGATGTGGCCGTGGGCTTGTTGATTGATTTGCTTAGAAAGATTTCGGCTGCTGATCGGTATGTTAGGCAAGGCCTTTGGGCTAGCACAGGCGATTATCCTCTTGGTTCCAAG TTGGGAGGCAAGCGAGTTGGGATTGTTGGACTGGGAAGCATTGGCTTAGAAGTTGCGAAAAGGCTTGAGGCATTTGGGTGTATAATTTTGTACAACTCAAGGAAGGAAAAACCATTTGTTTCATACCCTTTCTATTCCAATGTTGTTGAGCTTGCAGCCAACAGTGATGCCCTTGTCATTTGTTGTGAATTAAATGATCAAACCCGCCACATGATTAACAAGGAAGTCATGTTGGCATTGGGTAAAAAGGGAGTCCTAATCAATGTTGGAAGAGGGGTTATTCTCGATGAGAAGGTAATGGTGTGGTGTTTGGTGCAAGGTGAGATAGGAGGTGCTGGCTTGGATGTGTTTGAGAATGAGCCTGATGTTCCTAAAGAGCTCTTTGCATTGGATAATGTTGTGCTGTCACCCCACCAAGCATCCCTTACTTCTGAATCTTCCAAGGCTTTATGTGAACTTTTGGTGGCTAATTTGGAAGCATCCTTTTCAAATAAACCCCTAATATCTCCAGTCATGAATGATTGA